One genomic region from Terriglobia bacterium encodes:
- a CDS encoding response regulator, producing the protein MRRTILLADDSPTIRRLVTQTFADANFKIVEVSNGDAAIKAVEEVRPSIVLADIYMPGKNGYEVCTYVRNHPTLNSTPVILLVGAFDAFDDETAKQAGATANITKPFEPGALIELVTSVLARGDVADSGPEPDLPAKPARKREPAHEPRRESVPAAQTHAAPAEVAPSEEDLLGLELIFKEEPALATGAMSEADIDRIADRVIQKLSTQVIESIAWDIVPDITEKIVRQELRRIDEG; encoded by the coding sequence ATGAGACGAACGATTCTCTTAGCTGATGACAGTCCGACCATCCGGCGTCTTGTCACTCAAACCTTCGCCGACGCGAATTTCAAGATCGTCGAAGTCAGTAATGGCGATGCGGCCATCAAGGCTGTGGAAGAGGTGCGGCCTAGCATTGTTCTGGCCGACATTTACATGCCGGGCAAAAACGGTTACGAGGTTTGCACGTACGTCCGGAACCACCCGACGCTGAACTCGACGCCGGTCATCCTGCTGGTCGGTGCGTTCGACGCGTTCGATGACGAGACGGCAAAACAAGCCGGCGCCACGGCTAACATTACGAAACCTTTTGAGCCGGGGGCGCTGATTGAGCTGGTTACCTCGGTTCTGGCCCGGGGAGATGTAGCCGACAGCGGACCGGAGCCTGATCTACCCGCGAAACCCGCACGCAAACGTGAGCCCGCGCACGAACCCAGGCGCGAGTCCGTGCCGGCCGCTCAAACTCATGCCGCTCCGGCCGAAGTGGCGCCAAGCGAAGAAGATCTGCTCGGACTGGAGCTGATTTTTAAAGAGGAGCCTGCACTGGCGACCGGCGCCATGTCCGAGGCCGACATTGACCGGATCGCCGACCGGGTCATTCAAAAGCTTTCGACTCAAGTGATCGAAAGCATCGCCTGGGATATCGTTCCCGACATCACAGAAAAAATTGTCAGACAGGAATTAAGACGAATCGATGAAGGCTGA
- a CDS encoding class I tRNA ligase family protein, whose product MKAELPKTYNPQEVEARWYQWWESKGFFRAGAGSQKPPFVLMMPPPNVTGSLHMGHMLNHTVHDVIARRKRMQGFNTLWLPGMDHAGIATQNVVERELRKEGLSRHDLGREKFVERVWQWKEQYGGIILKQIRRIGSSCDWSRERFTLDAGLSRAVREVFVRLYEEGLIYRGKRLINWCPRCHTALS is encoded by the coding sequence ATGAAGGCTGAGCTCCCGAAGACCTACAACCCTCAGGAAGTCGAAGCGCGCTGGTATCAATGGTGGGAATCCAAGGGATTCTTTCGCGCCGGCGCAGGGTCGCAGAAACCGCCGTTTGTCTTGATGATGCCGCCCCCGAACGTCACGGGTTCGCTCCACATGGGACACATGCTGAACCACACGGTTCATGATGTGATCGCCCGGCGGAAGCGGATGCAGGGATTCAACACCTTGTGGCTTCCCGGCATGGATCACGCCGGCATCGCCACCCAGAATGTTGTCGAACGGGAACTGCGAAAGGAAGGACTGAGCCGTCATGATCTCGGCCGCGAAAAATTCGTCGAACGTGTCTGGCAATGGAAGGAGCAGTACGGCGGCATCATTCTGAAGCAGATCCGCCGCATCGGTTCCTCGTGCGACTGGTCGCGCGAACGTTTTACTTTAGATGCGGGACTTTCCCGCGCTGTCCGTGAAGTGTTCGTCCGGCTGTACGAAGAGGGCCTCATCTATCGCGGCAAGCGGCTGATCAACTGGTGTCCGCGCTGTCATACGGCCCTCTCG